Proteins from one Sander lucioperca isolate FBNREF2018 chromosome 16, SLUC_FBN_1.2, whole genome shotgun sequence genomic window:
- the LOC116050090 gene encoding gastrula zinc finger protein XlCGF49.1-like: SEPETDDSADWKETREPQSALNSLKHDSTCKKTFSCSECGNRFSTKPHLKRHMRIHTGEKPFSCLVCKKTFLTSRNLRLHMIIHTGEKPFSCSVCKKSFTQRGGLQTHMRTHTGEKPFSCSECGKAFTERGTLKNHMRTHTGEKPFSCSVCKKSFTQSGDLRSHMKTHTGEKPFSCSVCKKSFTRKGGLRSHMAIVHTGEKPFSCSVCKKSFTQRGHLQSHMVVHTGEKKFSCSVCNKRFAWRSHVKTHKCVGQTGDSSEPETGDME, translated from the exons tctgaacctgagactgatgacagtgctgattggaaggagaccagagaacctcagtcagctttaaactctctgaaacatgactcaacatgtaagaaaacattcagctgctctgagtgtgggaacCGATTTAGCACAAAGCCACAcctgaagagacacatgagaatccacacaggagaaaaacctttcagctgtttAGTTTGTAAGAAAACGTTTTTAACGTCTAGAAATTTACGGTTACACATGAttatccacacaggagaaaaacctttcagctgctcagtctgtaagaaatcttttacacagagaggaggtttacagacacacatgagaactcatacaggagagaagcctttcagctgctctgagtgtggtaaAGCTTTCACTGAACGTGGAACCCTGAAGAaccacatgagaactcacacaggagaaaaacctttcagctgctcagtctgtaagaaatcttttacacagagtggagatttacggtcacacatgaaaactcacacaggagagaaaccttttagctgctctgtttgtaagaaatcttttacacggAAAGGAGGTTTACGGTCACACATGGCCatagtccacacaggagagaaaccttttagctgctcagtttgtaagaaatcttttacacagagaggaCATTTACAGTCACACATggtagtccacacaggagagaaaaaattcagctgcagtgtttgtaacaaaagatttgcctGGCGTTCTCAtgtcaaaacacataaatgtgttggtcag actggagactcttctgaacctgagactggTGACATGGAATAA